From Marinobacterium sp. LSUCC0821, a single genomic window includes:
- a CDS encoding prenyltransferase has product MNAQIKAIIGTARPNFLILTPACLSIGIAAAARHSTLDMGLVALVLIAGLLAHISVNMLNEYHDFRSGLDLNTQRTPFSGGSGSLPAIPGAANKVLYIALGTLTVTTAIGLYLISLRGSELIYLGLAGILVVLAYTPVLNKYPFACLVSAGFGFGPVMILGTEIALSGETSVLTLVASLVPFFLVNNLLLLNQFPDIEADKAAGRNHLLIAYGPKTGAIVYLLFNVAMLIAFALTLYFIEASWQWVLLLPVTFASIKISRDVVANHSDVGKLLGSMGPNVGLTLISPLLVSLAIVTA; this is encoded by the coding sequence ATGAACGCTCAGATTAAAGCAATTATCGGCACTGCTAGACCCAACTTCCTTATCCTTACACCCGCTTGTCTATCCATAGGGATCGCAGCGGCTGCTCGTCATTCAACACTTGATATGGGTCTGGTTGCACTTGTTTTGATTGCAGGATTGCTAGCGCATATAAGCGTCAATATGCTCAATGAGTATCATGACTTCAGATCGGGACTGGATTTGAATACGCAACGCACCCCTTTTAGTGGCGGGAGTGGCTCTTTACCAGCAATACCTGGAGCGGCAAACAAGGTGCTTTATATAGCCCTTGGCACGCTGACGGTTACAACAGCAATTGGGTTATACCTAATATCACTTAGAGGCAGCGAGCTTATTTACCTAGGTTTGGCAGGAATATTAGTCGTACTTGCCTATACGCCAGTACTCAACAAATATCCATTTGCCTGTTTAGTTTCAGCAGGTTTCGGTTTCGGGCCTGTGATGATTCTGGGTACCGAGATTGCTTTATCGGGTGAGACTTCGGTACTGACATTGGTAGCTAGCCTAGTGCCCTTCTTCCTAGTCAACAACCTGCTGCTGCTCAACCAGTTCCCTGACATTGAGGCTGACAAAGCCGCCGGAAGGAATCATTTGCTGATCGCCTATGGACCAAAAACTGGGGCAATCGTTTACTTACTTTTCAACGTGGCAATGTTGATAGCCTTTGCCCTCACACTGTATTTCATCGAAGCGAGTTGGCAGTGGGTATTACTGTTACCTGTGACATTCGCATCTATAAAAATATCGAGGGATGTAGTGGCAAATCACTCAGATGTCGGTAAGCTTCTCGGCTCTATGGGGCCTAACGTTGGATTAACTCTTATTAGCCCCTTACTCGTTTCATTAGCAATAGTTACTGCATAA